A window of Mucilaginibacter paludis DSM 18603 contains these coding sequences:
- a CDS encoding FecR family protein has protein sequence MKDQIYIKSLFKKYLDDECTPDEINELFKLISKKENEELFNSLIGNELSKDTLKPLKAEQEDKIITKVKSVILSEIRAQIPPKSNPSKFPYKIANTWLKIAALWLVVGSATLFFFYQHFTDIYNAHIKNSSKQIVTQNGQRKLIKLFDGTKIWLSPSSTIKYADQLVNSYREVTLDGEAYFEVAKDKKHPFIIHSGRMQTQVVGTSFNIKSDSKQNLYSVTVVTGVVKVAMLAANKHKLSEVTLRPKQQAEYNNAQATLTEKSIPTVAPLLKKRNGILSYDGTLVPEVVADFRRYYNQDIELENKSASCLCYGEFDTSKPIDIVLRQLVAAIGATVRQTDKGYVIVGGCSDK, from the coding sequence ATGAAGGATCAAATCTATATAAAAAGTCTCTTTAAAAAGTACCTCGACGATGAGTGTACTCCTGACGAGATCAATGAACTGTTTAAGCTAATCAGCAAAAAGGAAAATGAGGAACTTTTTAATTCCTTGATCGGTAATGAACTTTCTAAAGACACCCTAAAGCCACTGAAGGCCGAACAAGAAGATAAGATTATTACCAAAGTTAAATCTGTCATACTTAGCGAAATTCGGGCACAAATTCCCCCAAAGTCTAATCCATCCAAGTTTCCCTATAAAATAGCTAATACCTGGTTGAAGATCGCCGCTTTATGGCTGGTGGTCGGTTCAGCCACTTTATTCTTTTTTTACCAGCATTTTACAGATATTTATAATGCGCATATAAAAAATTCCTCAAAACAAATAGTTACCCAAAACGGCCAGAGAAAACTAATTAAGTTATTCGATGGAACCAAGATATGGCTTAGCCCGTCCAGCACGATAAAATATGCAGATCAGTTAGTTAATAGTTATCGAGAAGTTACGCTGGACGGCGAAGCCTATTTCGAGGTGGCGAAGGATAAAAAACATCCTTTTATTATTCATAGCGGACGGATGCAGACCCAAGTTGTTGGTACATCTTTCAATATCAAATCCGATAGTAAGCAGAATCTATACAGTGTTACAGTCGTAACCGGTGTGGTTAAGGTTGCCATGTTAGCGGCTAATAAGCATAAGCTATCTGAAGTTACTTTAAGGCCGAAACAACAGGCAGAATATAATAATGCTCAAGCAACTTTAACTGAAAAATCAATACCAACGGTTGCCCCCCTATTAAAAAAGCGAAATGGCATTTTAAGCTATGACGGAACGCTTGTGCCCGAAGTTGTTGCCGACTTCAGACGCTATTACAATCAAGATATTGAACTGGAAAACAAATCGGCATCCTGTCTCTGTTATGGCGAATTTGATACCTCAAAGCCGATTGATATTGTACTACGCCAATTAGTTGCAGCAATTGGCGCTACCGTTCGTCAAACTGACAAGGGATATGTTATAGTGGGAGGATGTAGTGACAAATAG